From the Metamycoplasma hominis ATCC 23114 genome, one window contains:
- the ychF gene encoding redox-regulated ATPase YchF: protein MSLKAGIVGLPNVGKSTLFSALTLNEAEMANYAFTTIEPNVAIVNLEDPRLYELAKIVQTEKIVPATFQFVDIAGLVAGASKGEGLGNKFLANIREVDAIVHVIRCFENADIMHVNNKIDPISDLKTINIELILADLQTIENVINRIGKKAQNSGDKELKFEFEVALKIRNALENEIMVKNLDLSSEEQAVIKSYQLLTAKPTIYVANLDSDSFKNLESAKYYQELNKYLQDKKEILIPICIKLEYELCKFNDEEKEMFLNEYNIECSGLNLIIKKSFYLLNQATYFTAGKIEARAWVFKKGMNAAQCAGIIHTDFEKKFVKAEVIKYEDYVALNGEKGCREAGKIAIEGKNYIMQDGDVCFFRVAK, encoded by the coding sequence ATGAGTTTAAAAGCTGGTATAGTTGGATTGCCTAATGTTGGCAAAAGTACATTGTTTTCTGCATTAACATTAAATGAAGCTGAAATGGCAAATTATGCTTTTACTACAATTGAACCTAACGTTGCAATAGTTAATTTAGAAGATCCAAGGCTTTATGAATTAGCTAAAATAGTTCAAACAGAAAAAATTGTTCCTGCTACTTTTCAATTTGTTGATATAGCTGGATTAGTTGCTGGTGCTTCAAAAGGCGAAGGCTTAGGCAATAAGTTTTTAGCAAACATTCGCGAAGTTGATGCAATTGTTCATGTTATAAGATGCTTCGAAAATGCTGATATAATGCATGTTAATAATAAAATTGATCCTATTAGTGATTTAAAAACTATTAATATTGAATTAATATTGGCAGATTTGCAAACTATTGAAAATGTAATTAATAGAATTGGTAAAAAAGCTCAAAATTCAGGTGATAAAGAATTGAAATTTGAATTTGAAGTTGCCTTAAAAATACGTAATGCATTAGAAAATGAAATTATGGTTAAAAATCTAGATTTAAGTTCAGAAGAACAAGCCGTGATCAAATCATATCAATTGCTTACTGCAAAACCTACAATCTATGTTGCAAACCTTGATAGTGATAGTTTTAAAAATCTAGAAAGTGCTAAATATTATCAAGAATTAAACAAATATTTGCAAGACAAAAAAGAAATTTTAATACCTATTTGTATTAAATTAGAATATGAATTATGTAAATTTAATGATGAAGAAAAAGAAATGTTTTTAAATGAATATAACATTGAATGCTCCGGATTAAATTTAATTATCAAGAAAAGTTTTTATTTATTAAATCAAGCAACATATTTTACGGCGGGTAAAATCGAAGCAAGGGCATGAGTATTTAAAAAAGGAATGAATGCTGCTCAATGTGCAGGAATTATTCACACTGATTTTGAAAAGAAATTTGTAAAAGCAGAAGTCATTAAATATGAAGATTATGTTGCTTTAAATGGCGAAAAAGGTTGCAGGGAAGCCGGAAAAATAGCAATTGAGGGCAAGAATTATATTATGCAAGATGGTGATGTTTGCTTTTTTAGAGTGGCAAAATAA
- the argS gene encoding arginine--tRNA ligase produces the protein MKTTKDIIIASLNEALEKLNISKPIVLTESKNYGDYSSNIALTLQKDLGKKAIDIAQEIVRNIDLNKFKEISEIKVAEPGFINFWVSNSVIANTINQINNEGSTYGSIDPKGKGAINVEFVSANPTGYLHIGHARNAAIGATLCNILEKAGHRVVREYLVNDYGNQMNKMADSIFARYQQIFNPEFPMPEDSYHGGDMIEFAQAFYNIHKDEYKNVEYTDEIRKIFRSFGRDFALKNIIEDMKKFGVTFDIFTSEAEQYAKNRVWPAIHRLKTTYKKDGATWLETTKGGKDDKDRVIIKSNGDSTYFCADIAYHEQKLLELNDPNGKIVDIWGADHSGYVERVKFSFEDLGHRRDQIEILLFQLIRIMKNGKEVKMSKRLGTSLTLRELAEEVGNDAIRYFLIDRSYNSRIDFDINKVTDNNENNPMYIIKYAHARACQLLDKVGIENPIASDELDNEYAQKLVAELKEYPELISTMAKTYKVNLLPPYLLKLSKAFNSFYSNTKVLGSPNEQSLAALVKATKIVLADGLKLMDIEAPEKM, from the coding sequence ATGAAAACAACGAAAGACATTATTATTGCTTCATTAAATGAAGCACTTGAAAAATTAAATATTTCTAAGCCTATTGTACTTACCGAATCTAAAAATTACGGCGACTATTCAAGCAATATTGCCCTAACATTGCAAAAGGATTTAGGTAAGAAGGCAATAGATATTGCCCAAGAAATAGTAAGAAATATTGATTTAAATAAATTTAAAGAAATTAGTGAAATAAAGGTTGCCGAACCTGGTTTTATTAATTTTTGAGTTTCAAACTCGGTTATAGCCAACACAATAAATCAAATCAACAACGAAGGATCAACATACGGAAGTATTGATCCAAAAGGTAAAGGAGCAATTAATGTTGAATTTGTGTCTGCTAACCCAACAGGATATTTGCATATTGGACACGCAAGAAATGCTGCTATTGGTGCAACATTGTGCAATATTCTAGAAAAAGCAGGTCACCGCGTTGTTCGAGAATATTTAGTTAATGATTATGGAAACCAAATGAATAAAATGGCAGATTCAATATTTGCTAGATACCAACAAATATTTAATCCCGAATTTCCTATGCCAGAAGATTCATACCATGGCGGAGATATGATAGAATTCGCTCAAGCATTTTATAACATTCACAAAGATGAATACAAAAATGTAGAATACACTGATGAAATTAGAAAAATCTTTAGAAGTTTTGGAAGAGATTTTGCTTTAAAAAATATTATTGAAGATATGAAAAAATTTGGAGTAACATTCGATATTTTCACATCAGAGGCAGAACAATATGCCAAAAATAGAGTATGACCAGCAATTCATAGATTAAAGACAACATACAAAAAAGATGGCGCAACTTGACTCGAAACAACAAAGGGTGGTAAAGATGACAAGGACCGTGTTATTATCAAAAGCAATGGTGATTCAACATACTTCTGTGCGGACATTGCATACCACGAACAAAAACTTTTGGAATTAAATGATCCAAATGGAAAAATTGTTGACATTTGAGGAGCTGACCACTCAGGATACGTAGAACGTGTTAAATTCTCATTTGAAGATTTAGGACATAGAAGAGACCAAATTGAAATTCTTCTATTCCAACTAATTAGAATCATGAAGAATGGTAAAGAAGTTAAAATGTCAAAACGTTTAGGAACTTCTTTAACGTTAAGAGAACTAGCAGAAGAAGTTGGAAATGATGCAATTAGATACTTTCTAATTGATAGATCATATAATTCAAGAATTGACTTTGATATTAACAAAGTTACTGACAACAACGAAAATAACCCTATGTATATCATTAAATATGCTCATGCTCGTGCTTGCCAATTATTAGATAAAGTAGGAATTGAAAACCCTATTGCTTCTGATGAGTTGGATAATGAATATGCTCAAAAGCTTGTTGCAGAATTAAAAGAATACCCTGAATTAATTTCAACAATGGCCAAAACTTATAAAGTCAACTTGTTGCCTCCTTATCTATTGAAATTATCAAAGGCATTTAACTCATTTTATTCAAATACCAAAGTTTTAGGATCTCCTAATGAACAAAGCCTTGCAGCCTTAGTAAAGGCAACAAAAATTGTTTTAGCTGATGGTTTAAAATTAATGGACATTGAAGCACCTGAAAAAATGTAA
- a CDS encoding ABC transporter ATP-binding protein, with translation MIKSLKIKNNNETYDINLNSQVNVIVGEKGSGKSSLLLVLAEAIVNKKLFKNEYEWFNEKAKFLVDSINIDNTEIKTQDFSYIFDSESKQNSKDAGILEIQKNLSGYISQNDSRKNSLDSSEYVEKQKSNCIDNFTEKIYYDQDQKMLKQLNDFRSLEDLLNEYRHERDRQIALSNVFNQSFNLNEGSTKNIATIDCDSSNEIKKIKELLKSIEETKEKIYSTNLVVNNLLAQFEQSSSLLQISKEQLLDIQQRTENVILQNNLFLEYYNQYNLVVSKDKKALECFKLSFTNAKRAYLEELSNTLKIQNDNEQLLEHFSNLGRIMKKINRQYNSIIEKEIILNWTLEETDKKNKNIKYKIESFALSEEEKNLILNKWLGSTNKSNTIADVLNGNIKDNFDIKKMIKALIKDKIKIYAGDEEYKNLSMGQKTLFGITHAIDTLNNVPNEQYLLLDQIEDNLDNKTIYEKIVPMLQEQIKKGKQIFIVTHNPNIGTLIKGNIITTDIFNTNLNKKFVVNEIIREDNEIDTPQSLYLEGSMKALYERLKVHEEKINKTKGDK, from the coding sequence ATGATAAAAAGCCTAAAAATTAAAAATAATAACGAAACTTATGACATAAATTTAAATAGTCAAGTTAATGTTATTGTTGGTGAAAAGGGTTCTGGTAAAAGCTCCTTGCTTTTGGTTTTAGCAGAAGCAATAGTAAACAAAAAATTATTCAAAAACGAATATGAATGATTCAATGAAAAGGCTAAATTTTTAGTCGATTCAATAAATATTGATAATACAGAAATTAAAACTCAGGATTTTTCATATATTTTTGATTCAGAAAGTAAGCAAAATTCAAAGGATGCAGGTATTTTAGAAATTCAAAAAAACCTAAGCGGTTATATTAGTCAAAATGATAGCAGGAAAAATTCTCTTGATTCTTCTGAATATGTTGAAAAGCAAAAAAGTAATTGTATTGATAATTTCACAGAAAAAATTTACTATGATCAAGATCAAAAAATGTTAAAACAATTAAATGATTTTAGATCGCTAGAAGATTTGTTAAATGAATATAGGCACGAACGTGATAGACAGATAGCACTTTCAAATGTTTTTAATCAATCTTTTAATTTAAATGAAGGTAGTACTAAAAACATTGCAACCATTGACTGTGATTCTTCAAATGAAATAAAAAAAATTAAGGAATTATTGAAATCAATTGAAGAAACAAAAGAAAAAATATATAGTACAAATTTGGTTGTCAATAATCTTTTAGCACAATTTGAACAATCTTCGTCGCTACTTCAAATTTCAAAAGAACAATTATTAGATATTCAACAAAGAACAGAAAATGTTATACTACAAAATAACTTATTTCTAGAATATTACAATCAATATAATTTAGTTGTATCCAAGGATAAAAAAGCTCTTGAATGTTTTAAATTATCATTTACAAATGCTAAAAGAGCATATCTTGAAGAATTAAGCAACACTTTGAAGATTCAAAATGATAATGAACAATTATTGGAACATTTCTCTAATTTAGGAAGAATAATGAAAAAAATCAATAGACAATATAATTCAATAATTGAAAAAGAAATCATTTTAAACTGAACATTAGAAGAAACTGATAAAAAAAATAAAAATATAAAATATAAAATAGAAAGTTTTGCTTTAAGTGAAGAAGAAAAAAATTTAATTTTGAATAAATGACTCGGTTCAACAAATAAGAGTAATACAATTGCTGATGTTCTTAATGGTAATATTAAAGATAACTTTGATATTAAAAAGATGATTAAGGCATTGATTAAAGATAAAATAAAAATCTATGCAGGGGATGAAGAATATAAAAATCTATCAATGGGCCAAAAGACATTGTTTGGTATAACACACGCGATTGACACATTGAACAATGTTCCTAATGAACAATACTTATTGCTAGACCAAATTGAAGATAATCTAGATAATAAAACAATATACGAAAAAATAGTTCCAATGTTGCAAGAACAAATTAAAAAAGGCAAACAAATTTTTATCGTTACACATAACCCTAATATTGGAACATTGATAAAAGGCAACATAATAACAACAGATATTTTCAATACTAATCTAAACAAAAAATTTGTTGTTAATGAAATAATTCGCGAAGATAATGAAATTGACACACCTCAATCGCTTTATTTGGAAGGCAGTATGAAAGCTTTGTATGAAAGATTAAAAGTTCATGAAGAAAAAATTAATAAAACCAAAGGAGATAAATAA
- the tuf gene encoding elongation factor Tu, which yields MAKLDFDRSKPHVNIGTIGHVDHGKTTLTAAIATVLAKKGLAEARDYASIDNAPEEKARGITINTSHIEYQTEKRHYAHVDCPGHADYVKNMITGAAQMDGAILVVAATDGPMPQTREHILLARQVGVPKIVVFLNKIDMFKDDEREEMVGLVEMDVRSLLSEYGFDGDNAPIIAGSALKALQGDPEYEKGILELMDAVDTYIEEPKRETDKPFLMAVEDVFTITGRGTVATGRVERGVLQLNEEVEIVGLKPTKKTVVTGIEMFRKNLKEAQAGDNAGLLLRGIDRSEVERGQVLAKPKTIVPHTQFEATVYVLKKEEGGRHTPFFHNYKPQFYFRTTDVTGGIEFKPGREMVVPGDNVELTVTLIAPIAIEEGTKFSIREGGRTVGAGSVTKILK from the coding sequence ATGGCAAAATTAGATTTTGACCGTTCAAAACCACACGTTAATATTGGTACTATCGGTCACGTTGACCACGGTAAAACTACATTAACTGCTGCTATTGCAACAGTATTGGCTAAAAAAGGTCTAGCAGAAGCTAGAGACTACGCTTCTATTGACAATGCACCAGAAGAAAAAGCACGTGGTATTACAATTAACACATCACACATTGAATATCAAACAGAAAAACGTCACTACGCACACGTTGACTGTCCAGGACACGCCGACTATGTTAAAAACATGATTACCGGTGCTGCCCAAATGGATGGAGCAATTTTAGTTGTTGCTGCTACTGATGGTCCTATGCCTCAAACTCGTGAACACATTTTACTTGCAAGACAAGTTGGTGTTCCAAAGATAGTTGTATTTTTAAACAAAATTGATATGTTTAAAGATGATGAAAGAGAAGAAATGGTTGGACTAGTAGAAATGGACGTAAGAAGCCTTCTATCAGAATATGGTTTTGATGGTGACAATGCTCCTATTATTGCTGGTTCAGCTCTTAAAGCATTACAAGGAGATCCAGAATACGAAAAAGGTATTTTGGAATTAATGGATGCTGTTGATACATACATCGAAGAACCAAAACGTGAAACAGACAAACCATTCTTAATGGCTGTAGAAGACGTATTTACAATCACTGGTCGTGGAACTGTTGCAACTGGTAGAGTTGAACGTGGTGTTTTACAATTAAACGAAGAAGTTGAAATTGTTGGATTAAAACCAACCAAGAAAACAGTTGTTACTGGTATTGAAATGTTCCGTAAGAACTTAAAAGAAGCACAAGCCGGAGATAACGCTGGATTATTGCTACGTGGAATTGACAGAAGCGAAGTTGAACGTGGACAAGTTTTAGCAAAGCCTAAGACAATCGTTCCTCACACACAATTCGAAGCAACTGTTTATGTTCTTAAAAAAGAAGAAGGTGGACGTCACACACCATTCTTCCACAACTATAAACCACAATTCTACTTCCGTACAACAGACGTTACTGGTGGAATTGAATTCAAACCTGGACGTGAAATGGTTGTTCCTGGCGACAACGTAGAATTAACTGTTACTTTAATTGCTCCTATTGCTATTGAAGAAGGAACCAAGTTCTCTATTCGTGAAGGTGGAAGAACTGTTGGTGCCGGATCAGTTACAAAAATTCTTAAATAA
- a CDS encoding thymidine kinase, with protein sequence MYKTFNDGMIEVITGPMFSGKSEELLRRVRTLEYAKMLPLLIKPEYDNRFSDDEIVSRCGVRRKTHSLKNINEVYELLKQDKYKAIIIDEAHFFGNSLIEVADDLANKGYLVIVAGLDQDYLRKPFGPIPALMAMAERVTKLQAICVVCQHAASTSFRKDSSNEQNLIGDYNEYEARCRKCHIMGQKQKELLKNK encoded by the coding sequence ATGTATAAAACATTTAATGATGGAATGATAGAAGTTATAACTGGACCAATGTTTAGTGGAAAAAGTGAAGAATTATTAAGGAGAGTTAGAACCTTAGAATATGCTAAGATGCTACCGCTTTTAATAAAGCCTGAATATGACAATCGCTTTTCTGATGATGAAATAGTAAGCCGTTGTGGCGTAAGAAGAAAAACGCATTCATTAAAAAACATTAACGAAGTTTATGAATTACTTAAGCAAGATAAATATAAGGCAATAATAATTGACGAAGCCCATTTTTTTGGGAATTCATTAATTGAAGTCGCTGATGACTTAGCAAATAAGGGATATTTAGTAATTGTAGCTGGCCTAGACCAAGATTATCTAAGAAAACCCTTTGGGCCAATTCCTGCCTTAATGGCAATGGCTGAACGAGTAACTAAATTGCAAGCAATTTGTGTAGTATGTCAACATGCTGCTTCAACAAGTTTTAGAAAAGATTCTTCAAATGAGCAAAACTTAATTGGTGACTATAATGAATATGAAGCAAGATGCAGAAAGTGCCACATAATGGGTCAAAAACAAAAGGAATTACTAAAAAATAAGTAA
- a CDS encoding Lmp1 protein translates to MNEKKKKIAIPLAILCGGLAIATTALIAIKARRHKIANQSQKENLLQNFKKLQKQLNELLGYKIVNEINVFHEQEVLQGSLKINNKSETKAIEEETLRLKDAITLLISKIKNQINQKELEFAKFNEIKDKLQEYIKNELSKQEYEHIKQNIENELNKYTPISLESTLIEIQNATNNLIKLLNESTKEKDNIDNLNAKEQLKASISQANQLLPQLSDNDSEIAKAKKSLDAEIKNANQAVASNNTASMQSAKSSLDAKVAEITKKLETFNKDKEAKFNELKQTRNQIQEFINTNKNNPNYSELISQLTSKRDSKNSVTDSSNKSDIESANTELKQALAKANADKVQADNLAKSIKEQLNNSVSNANTLSAKLTDKDNTIQQAKTELEKEVQKADQAIKSNNTASMQSAKSSLDAKVAEITKKLETFNKDKEAKFNELKQTRNQIQEFINTNKNNPNYSELISQLTSKRDSKNSVTDSSNKSDIESANTELKQALAKANADKVQADNLAKSIKEQLNNSVSNANTLSAKLTDKDNTIQQAKTELEKEVQKADQAIKSNNTASMQSAKSWLDAKVAEITKKLETFNKDKEAKFNELKQTRNQIQEFINTNKNNPNYSELISQLTSKRDSKNSVTDSSNKSDIESANTELKQALAKANADKVQADNLAKSIKEQLNNSVSNANTLSAKLTDKDNTIQQAKTELEKEVQKANQAIKSNNTASMQSAKSSLDAKVAEITKKLETFNKDKEAKFNELKQTRNQIQEFINTNKNNPNYSELISQLTSKRDSKNSVTDSSNKSDIESANTELKQALAKANADKVQADNLAKSIKEQLNNSVSNANTLSAKLTDKDNTIQQAKTELEKEVQKANQAIKSNNTASMQSAKSSLDAKVAEITKKLETFNKDKEAKFNELKQTRNQIQEFINTNKNNPNYSELISQLTSKRDSKNSVTDSSNKSDIESANTELKQALNTAKAKKSSIDNELRPLKNDLQSKIEEFGPIRNTNFSWISSKLETTKNKLAEELTKADAIKNNPSSSKQALKDSSQQVQKLGNELLKTITEEFGKVETKNSNIGYRLFKLAQAEQFNNSDVDKLKNAWEEKQTLLSKKQKLGNQSTKDYLTQLSTEMSTQESTIKKVIVNIQAHIRNNLNSQYRLEADKLIANMKRGYGDKVGIESLQKWQDLMDDSVLSVDDSLKDDFNKALRVLVGDYTKNPPVSSWFINKRNRSIENYQNLRNLILVRENEILLDKAKDLDKRAEKTIKFVDENINSLDQRAKRLKQEILNAKNDLSNFTLNHQKNQFTAKDITPKISLLENKLNEINQYLLPIIKEKAVSKISEIEKNKKELEDIIRSNFYLWEKVEINKYISELTNKQVELRSNINFENKWESIKDTLDNLNIKENVSLLKEVIINNSNAQYSINRILSTVPEFIKVAQTTRSNNLRSLAEIQFKPTLLDIDKNLKEVKKILDENKTLNSDNIAKLNEKIRLLVDRSRELKESLRWFDRQNENISDQRIKNKLDEVRELLKNV, encoded by the coding sequence ATGAATGAAAAAAAGAAAAAAATTGCCATTCCATTGGCAATTTTGTGCGGCGGTTTAGCAATTGCTACAACAGCGCTTATTGCAATAAAGGCTCGCCGTCATAAAATTGCAAATCAATCGCAAAAAGAAAATTTATTGCAAAATTTTAAAAAATTACAAAAGCAATTAAATGAATTGCTAGGATATAAAATTGTTAATGAAATAAATGTTTTTCATGAACAAGAAGTTTTGCAAGGATCACTAAAAATTAATAATAAATCTGAAACCAAAGCAATTGAAGAAGAAACTTTAAGGTTAAAAGATGCTATTACTTTATTAATATCAAAAATAAAAAATCAAATAAATCAAAAAGAATTGGAATTTGCTAAATTTAATGAAATAAAAGATAAATTGCAAGAATATATCAAAAACGAGTTATCGAAACAAGAATACGAACATATTAAACAAAATATCGAAAATGAATTAAATAAATATACTCCAATTAGTCTTGAATCAACTTTAATCGAAATACAAAATGCAACAAATAATCTAATTAAATTGTTAAATGAATCAACCAAAGAAAAAGATAACATTGATAATTTAAATGCCAAAGAACAATTAAAAGCATCTATTTCTCAAGCAAACCAATTATTGCCTCAATTAAGTGACAATGATAGTGAAATTGCAAAAGCTAAAAAATCATTAGATGCTGAAATTAAAAATGCAAATCAAGCAGTTGCCTCAAACAATACTGCTTCAATGCAATCAGCTAAATCTTCATTAGATGCAAAAGTTGCTGAAATTACTAAAAAATTAGAAACATTCAATAAAGATAAAGAAGCTAAATTCAATGAATTAAAACAAACAAGAAATCAAATTCAAGAATTTATAAATACAAATAAAAACAATCCAAATTATTCAGAATTAATTTCACAATTAACTTCAAAAAGAGATTCTAAAAATTCAGTAACTGATTCTTCAAACAAATCAGATATCGAATCAGCAAACACCGAATTAAAACAAGCTTTAGCAAAAGCAAATGCTGACAAAGTTCAAGCTGATAATTTAGCAAAATCAATTAAAGAACAATTAAACAACTCAGTTTCTAATGCAAATACATTATCAGCAAAATTAACTGACAAAGATAATACAATTCAACAAGCAAAAACTGAATTAGAAAAAGAAGTTCAAAAAGCAGATCAAGCAATTAAATCTAATAATACTGCTTCAATGCAATCAGCTAAATCTTCATTAGATGCAAAAGTTGCTGAAATTACTAAAAAATTAGAAACATTCAATAAAGATAAAGAAGCTAAATTCAATGAATTAAAACAAACAAGAAATCAAATTCAAGAATTTATAAATACAAATAAAAACAATCCAAATTATTCAGAATTAATTTCACAATTAACTTCAAAAAGAGATTCTAAAAATTCAGTAACTGATTCTTCAAACAAATCAGATATTGAATCAGCAAACACCGAATTAAAACAAGCTTTAGCAAAAGCAAATGCTGACAAAGTTCAAGCTGATAATTTAGCAAAATCAATTAAAGAACAATTAAACAACTCAGTTTCTAATGCAAATACATTATCAGCAAAATTAACTGACAAAGATAATACAATTCAACAAGCAAAAACTGAATTAGAAAAAGAAGTTCAAAAAGCAGATCAAGCAATTAAATCTAATAATACTGCTTCAATGCAATCAGCTAAATCTTGATTAGATGCAAAAGTTGCTGAAATTACTAAAAAATTAGAAACATTCAATAAAGATAAAGAAGCTAAATTCAATGAATTAAAACAAACAAGAAATCAAATTCAAGAATTTATAAATACAAATAAAAACAATCCAAATTATTCAGAATTAATTTCACAATTAACTTCAAAAAGAGATTCTAAAAATTCAGTAACTGATTCTTCAAACAAATCAGATATCGAATCAGCAAACACCGAATTAAAACAAGCTTTAGCAAAAGCAAATGCTGACAAAGTTCAAGCTGATAATTTAGCAAAATCAATTAAAGAACAATTAAACAACTCAGTTTCTAATGCAAATACATTATCAGCAAAATTAACTGACAAAGATAATACAATTCAACAAGCAAAAACTGAATTAGAAAAAGAAGTTCAAAAAGCAAATCAAGCAATTAAATCTAATAATACTGCTTCAATGCAATCAGCTAAATCTTCATTAGATGCAAAAGTTGCTGAAATTACTAAAAAATTAGAAACATTCAATAAAGATAAAGAAGCTAAATTCAATGAATTAAAACAAACAAGAAATCAAATTCAAGAATTTATAAATACAAATAAAAACAATCCAAATTATTCAGAATTAATTTCACAATTAACTTCAAAAAGAGATTCTAAAAATTCAGTAACTGATTCTTCAAACAAATCAGATATCGAATCAGCAAACACCGAATTAAAACAAGCTTTAGCAAAAGCAAATGCTGACAAAGTTCAAGCTGATAATTTAGCAAAATCAATTAAAGAACAATTAAACAACTCAGTTTCTAATGCAAATACATTATCAGCAAAATTAACTGACAAAGATAATACAATTCAACAAGCAAAAACTGAATTAGAAAAAGAAGTTCAAAAAGCAAATCAAGCAATTAAATCTAATAATACTGCTTCAATGCAATCAGCTAAATCTTCATTAGATGCAAAAGTTGCTGAAATTACTAAAAAATTAGAAACATTCAATAAAGATAAAGAAGCTAAATTCAATGAATTAAAACAAACAAGAAATCAAATTCAAGAATTTATAAATACAAATAAAAACAATCCAAATTATTCAGAATTAATTTCACAATTAACTTCAAAAAGAGATTCTAAAAATTCAGTAACTGATTCTTCAAACAAATCAGATATCGAATCAGCAAACACCGAATTAAAACAAGCATTAAATACCGCAAAGGCTAAAAAATCAAGTATAGATAATGAATTAAGGCCTCTAAAGAATGACTTGCAAAGTAAAATTGAAGAGTTTGGGCCTATAAGAAATACTAATTTTTCATGAATATCTAGCAAGTTAGAAACTACTAAAAATAAATTAGCAGAAGAATTAACAAAAGCAGATGCAATTAAAAATAATCCATCAAGTTCTAAACAAGCATTGAAAGATTCTTCACAACAAGTTCAAAAATTAGGAAATGAATTATTGAAGACTATAACCGAAGAATTTGGAAAGGTTGAAACTAAAAATAGTAACATCGGATATAGATTGTTTAAATTGGCACAAGCTGAACAATTTAATAACAGTGATGTTGATAAATTAAAGAACGCTTGAGAAGAAAAACAAACTCTACTTTCAAAGAAACAAAAACTAGGCAATCAATCAACAAAAGATTATTTAACCCAATTATCTACAGAAATGAGCACTCAAGAATCTACAATTAAAAAAGTTATAGTAAATATTCAAGCACATATAAGAAATAACCTTAACTCACAATATAGATTAGAAGCTGACAAGCTTATTGCCAATATGAAGAGAGGTTATGGAGATAAAGTTGGTATAGAAAGCTTACAAAAATGACAAGATCTTATGGACGATAGTGTGTTGAGTGTAGATGATAGTTTGAAAGACGACTTTAACAAAGCACTTAGAGTATTAGTTGGAGATTACACTAAAAACCCTCCTGTTTCATCGTGATTTATTAATAAAAGAAATAGAAGCATAGAAAATTATCAAAATCTAAGAAATTTAATTCTAGTAAGAGAAAATGAAATTTTATTAGATAAAGCAAAAGACTTAGATAAAAGAGCAGAAAAAACAATTAAATTTGTTGATGAAAATATTAATAGCCTTGACCAAAGAGCAAAAAGATTAAAACAAGAAATATTAAATGCTAAAAATGACTTAAGTAACTTTACACTAAATCATCAAAAAAATCAATTTACTGCAAAAGATATAACCCCTAAAATTTCTCTATTAGAAAATAAATTAAATGAAATAAATCAATATCTTCTTCCAATAATAAAAGAAAAAGCAGTATCAAAAATATCAGAAATTGAAAAAAATAAAAAAGAACTTGAAGATATTATAAGAAGCAATTTTTATCTTTGAGAAAAAGTTGAAATTAATAAATATATTAGTGAATTAACAAACAAACAAGTAGAATTAAGATCTAATATAAATTTCGAAAATAAATGAGAATCTATTAAAGATACATTAGATAACTTAAATATTAAAGAAAATGTTTCTTTATTAAAAGAAGTAATAATAAATAATTCAAACGCCCAATATTCAATTAATAGAATATTGTCAACAGTTCCTGAATTTATTAAAGTTGCTCAAACAACTAGAAGCAATAACTTGCGATCACTAGCAGAAATACAATTTAAACCCACATTGTTAGACATTGATAAGAATTTAAAAGAAGTAAAGAAAATACTAGACGAAAATAAAACATTAAATAGTGATAACATAGCCAAATTAAATGAAAAAATAAGATTGCTTGTGGATAGATCCCGTGAATTAAAAGAATCATTAAGATGATTTGATAGGCAAAATGAAAATATAAGTGATCAAAGGATTAAAAACAAGTTGGATGAAGTCCGCGAACTTCTTAAAAACGTTTAG